One Thermodesulfobacteriota bacterium DNA window includes the following coding sequences:
- a CDS encoding NifB/NifX family molybdenum-iron cluster-binding protein: protein MVRIAIPIFQSRVSPVFDSCTRLLLVDIDHSKEIERSEIYLDQLSITERAAILQKLKVKTIICSGISDLLYHMLQSAKIHLTTGIAGEIDQIVAAYLSKKLNEPRFHMPGFKYSR from the coding sequence ATGGTTAGAATTGCGATTCCCATTTTTCAATCAAGGGTTTCGCCGGTGTTTGATTCATGTACCCGGCTCTTGTTGGTGGATATTGACCATAGCAAAGAAATAGAAAGAAGTGAGATCTATCTGGATCAGTTGTCCATAACGGAACGCGCGGCAATTTTGCAAAAGCTGAAAGTTAAAACCATTATATGCAGCGGAATCAGTGATTTGCTTTACCACATGCTTCAGAGTGCAAAGATCCATTTAACCACCGGCATTGCCGGAGAGATAGACCAGATAGTGGCGGCATATTTGTCTAAGAAGCTAAACGAACCTCGGTTTCATATGCCTGGATTCAAGTATAGCCGCTGA
- a CDS encoding multiheme c-type cytochrome, translating to MEPLAPHEKLFVDSEIAEDENHGEIECQECHGGNPDEPDWRKAHKGVAKDPSFPDPSESCGACHEEIAENYKTSLHISLSPFKKIIDARANTDKPVHQKVNAAREGHCSACHSSCGQCHISRPDSVEGGLLEGHLFQKRPPMQEVCTACHGSRVGKEYLGENKGFKPDIHKEKYFKCNKCHKADEMHGDGKDYANRYEVENGPKCLDCHQAIYDAKAQNVKNHWIHKDQVSCNVCHSQPYKNCYACHVGKDKKGLKFFKTKSSDMQFKIGLNPAKSEKRPESFVTVRHIPVDQDTFKFYVKRGLKNFDRLPTWKLATPHNIRRQTPQNKTCNACHGNKELFLLKKDVKRKYVKANKNVIVPKHLIPPKRRNE from the coding sequence GTGGAGCCGTTGGCTCCGCACGAAAAGCTCTTTGTGGACAGCGAAATAGCCGAAGATGAAAATCATGGTGAGATTGAATGTCAGGAATGCCATGGTGGTAATCCAGACGAACCTGACTGGCGTAAAGCCCACAAAGGAGTAGCCAAAGATCCATCCTTTCCTGATCCGTCAGAAAGTTGCGGTGCATGCCATGAAGAGATTGCAGAAAACTATAAAACCAGCCTTCACATTAGCCTGTCTCCTTTTAAGAAAATAATAGACGCCAGGGCGAATACGGACAAGCCGGTCCACCAAAAGGTAAATGCGGCCAGAGAGGGTCATTGCAGTGCCTGCCACAGCAGTTGCGGGCAATGCCATATCAGCCGTCCTGATTCGGTGGAAGGAGGATTACTGGAAGGACACCTGTTCCAGAAAAGACCTCCGATGCAGGAAGTCTGTACGGCTTGTCACGGAAGCCGGGTCGGAAAAGAGTATCTCGGTGAAAATAAGGGATTTAAACCGGATATACATAAAGAAAAATATTTTAAATGCAATAAGTGCCACAAAGCAGATGAAATGCACGGGGATGGCAAGGATTATGCGAATCGTTATGAGGTGGAAAACGGTCCCAAATGTTTGGATTGCCATCAGGCGATCTATGACGCAAAAGCGCAAAATGTTAAAAACCATTGGATTCATAAAGATCAGGTGAGCTGTAATGTTTGTCATTCACAGCCCTACAAAAACTGTTATGCCTGTCATGTTGGAAAGGATAAAAAAGGCCTTAAGTTCTTTAAAACCAAGTCGTCAGACATGCAATTCAAGATCGGTCTGAATCCCGCGAAATCGGAAAAAAGACCCGAAAGTTTTGTTACGGTTCGTCATATCCCGGTGGATCAGGATACCTTTAAGTTTTATGTCAAGCGTGGATTGAAAAACTTTGATAGACTTCCCACGTGGAAACTGGCTACGCCGCATAATATAAGAAGACAGACGCCGCAAAACAAAACGTGCAATGCCTGTCATGGAAATAAAGAACTGTTTCTGCTTAAAAAGGATGTGAAAAGAAAATATGTAAAGGCGAACAAAAATGTGATTGTGCCCAAACATCTGATTCCCCCTAAAAGGAGAAATGAGTAA
- a CDS encoding CHC2 zinc finger domain-containing protein, translating into MIEKEKIERIKTTVDLAALVRAKGVKLKKNGKSFFGLCPFHDDHNPSLSINPTTNLWQCFGCGTGGDVIRFVELFDQVDFKEAVEILTDNGFKKTAEKGSSPFMTYLASNDRQSNYGTTI; encoded by the coding sequence ATGATAGAAAAAGAAAAAATCGAACGCATCAAAACCACGGTTGACCTTGCCGCCCTGGTCAGGGCCAAAGGCGTTAAACTCAAGAAAAACGGCAAAAGCTTTTTTGGCCTGTGCCCCTTCCATGACGATCACAATCCATCACTTTCTATCAATCCAACCACAAACTTATGGCAGTGTTTTGGCTGCGGCACAGGCGGTGATGTGATCCGGTTTGTCGAGCTGTTTGACCAGGTGGACTTTAAAGAGGCGGTCGAGATATTGACGGATAACGGTTTTAAAAAGACCGCTGAAAAGGGGTCAAGTCCATTTATGACTTATTTGGCCAGTAATGATAGGCAATCCAATTATGGCACGACCATTTAG
- a CDS encoding TPM domain-containing protein, which produces MKLKRNLIYILSILFLLLLTAQFSHAVSIPESPGKHVVDLADIIDHPIKIKLNQYLRELQLKTTAQIAILTIKSLEGGSIEDLSITVAHDKWKLGQKGKDNGILLLVSLNDRKYRIEVGYGLEGVIPDSLAGSIGRNYLVPFFRKGDYSTGIYTAAVALANEIAKDSGVTISGMPQPGKTFQRTKEDQPTGFFGKIVSVIFFVILFILFIRNPRLFLMLLLFSSIGGRRGGWGGGGGFGGSGGFGGGGGGFGGGGASGGW; this is translated from the coding sequence ATGAAATTAAAGCGTAATTTAATATATATTCTTTCAATTTTATTTTTATTGCTGTTGACGGCCCAATTTTCCCATGCGGTCAGCATACCGGAAAGCCCCGGCAAACATGTGGTTGACCTTGCAGATATCATTGATCATCCGATTAAAATCAAACTCAATCAGTACTTAAGAGAACTCCAACTGAAGACCACCGCACAGATTGCGATTCTCACCATTAAAAGTCTCGAGGGCGGATCAATTGAAGATTTATCCATAACGGTGGCTCATGATAAATGGAAACTCGGCCAAAAAGGAAAGGACAACGGCATATTGCTGCTGGTATCCCTCAACGACAGAAAGTACAGAATTGAAGTCGGCTACGGCCTTGAGGGAGTGATTCCGGATAGTTTGGCCGGAAGCATTGGACGCAACTATCTGGTTCCTTTTTTCAGAAAGGGGGATTATTCCACCGGAATTTATACTGCTGCGGTTGCTTTGGCCAATGAAATCGCCAAAGATTCCGGCGTCACCATCAGCGGAATGCCACAACCGGGGAAGACCTTTCAACGCACCAAAGAAGATCAGCCCACCGGTTTCTTTGGCAAGATCGTATCCGTTATTTTTTTCGTCATTTTATTTATTCTGTTTATCAGAAATCCAAGACTGTTTCTCATGCTTTTGCTTTTTTCTTCCATTGGAGGAAGACGCGGAGGCTGGGGAGGCGGAGGCGGTTTCGGTGGAAGCGGCGGCTTTGGTGGCGGAGGCGGCGGTTTCGGCGGAGGCGGCGCTTCAGGGGGATGGTAA
- a CDS encoding LemA family protein, producing the protein MSTGTKIILIIFGVFLLLALLVGGKLISGYNTVISMDENVKGKWAQVENQLKRRYDLIPNLVETVKGYAKHEKELFENIAEARTKYFQAKGVKDKVAGANRLEGVLSRLLLLQERYPDLKANQSFLKLQDSLEGTENRIAVERKRYNDAVQILNTYIRTFFGRFFAAFANVSKAEYYEIPEAEKAAPKVKFE; encoded by the coding sequence ATGTCAACTGGAACAAAAATCATTCTAATCATATTCGGTGTATTTCTCTTGCTTGCCTTGCTGGTGGGCGGAAAACTGATCAGCGGGTATAACACCGTCATTTCCATGGACGAAAATGTTAAGGGAAAGTGGGCCCAGGTGGAAAATCAGCTCAAGCGAAGGTATGACCTTATTCCCAATCTGGTTGAAACAGTTAAGGGCTATGCCAAACACGAAAAAGAGCTGTTTGAAAATATTGCAGAAGCCAGAACCAAGTACTTTCAGGCCAAAGGTGTAAAAGATAAGGTGGCAGGCGCCAATCGTCTTGAAGGTGTACTGTCAAGGCTGCTCCTTTTGCAGGAAAGATATCCGGACCTAAAGGCAAACCAGTCGTTTCTCAAGCTCCAGGACAGCCTTGAAGGAACCGAAAACAGAATTGCGGTTGAAAGGAAAAGATACAACGATGCGGTTCAGATCTTAAATACATACATCCGAACATTTTTCGGCAGATTCTTTGCCGCATTTGCCAACGTCTCAAAAGCAGAATACTATGAAATTCCTGAAGCTGAAAAGGCCGCACCCAAAGTGAAATTTGAATAA
- a CDS encoding rhodanese-like domain-containing protein, producing the protein MKKSILFVFVLAIVSTLALTAPVAVAKDMTAKELVAEAKKNICEVSVSEAKGLLDKGGYIFLDCRTKKEFKMGHIPGAMNIPRGLLEFKIAKKIPDKNAKIAMYCKSGGRGCLATCTLCRMGYKNVKNMAGGWKAWEKAGYPIE; encoded by the coding sequence ATGAAAAAAAGTATTCTGTTTGTATTTGTACTGGCTATAGTTTCAACCTTGGCTCTGACCGCTCCTGTTGCGGTGGCCAAGGATATGACAGCCAAAGAGCTTGTGGCCGAAGCCAAAAAAAATATTTGTGAGGTATCGGTCTCTGAAGCCAAAGGCCTACTAGACAAAGGCGGATATATTTTTTTGGACTGTCGGACAAAAAAGGAGTTTAAAATGGGACATATCCCCGGGGCAATGAATATCCCCAGGGGCTTGCTGGAGTTTAAGATTGCTAAAAAAATCCCCGACAAGAATGCCAAAATTGCCATGTACTGCAAGAGCGGAGGACGGGGATGCCTGGCAACCTGTACCCTTTGTCGAATGGGATACAAAAACGTCAAAAATATGGCTGGTGGTTGGAAGGCTTGGGAAAAAGCCGGATATCCGATTGAATAA
- a CDS encoding TPM domain-containing protein, with amino-acid sequence MKKYFLIFFICILGAVLYTLYFHQILFPLQNIDFKHRPAGNAHLFDYANILQDVEEYSNNYLKTINDRYKIETLMVSIPSLNHLRTVGEAAVEILNNWKIGKDDNGRGILLLLADKEKQVKLEVSYELEDVFTDIFCGYVEDKQLGPYFLAGQLGTGLLAVMEEIENRAQIKHQGKYNVHSISRLDGILLSGGAGATQKLLEFNKETVQTGNAFFPAGKTPAQAWETLLNSWRMKSRNPNLEIYTHVTRLAYRDFQNLPDSRYEEDVKTYGKKPYEVIGNNHYAVIFFGNKTGWENAPFLFCRTSEGWQFDIVHQRKYIRMGPNPKWGIERTNHPYIDLLAKCPYWMGQDIPLEKQDKYRTIDDKQIAGQIKRLEKKYQTNPADIGLLIELGRLYTITSMGLKSIPILKKAKQFNPDHPLPYKYLAIRYVDSTYQYRKAIQEMKAYVKLKPDDVFGRNFLGYVYFCLKKYHPAITEFNKAVELKKDNCYAFCKLSRCYGLLHLNKSRSVMPISTHSNKQLTIEMQQKAQQTVTPDARRITWLKSWLRKNKLL; translated from the coding sequence ATGAAGAAATATTTTCTCATTTTCTTTATCTGTATCCTCGGAGCGGTTCTTTATACCCTCTATTTTCATCAAATACTTTTTCCACTCCAAAACATTGACTTTAAGCACAGGCCGGCCGGTAATGCCCATCTTTTTGACTACGCCAATATACTTCAAGATGTGGAAGAATATTCAAATAACTATCTAAAAACGATTAATGATCGTTATAAGATAGAAACGCTTATGGTAAGCATTCCCTCCCTTAACCACCTGAGAACTGTTGGGGAAGCGGCTGTGGAGATATTAAACAACTGGAAAATCGGAAAAGATGATAATGGCAGAGGAATCCTCCTGCTGCTGGCAGATAAAGAAAAACAGGTTAAACTTGAAGTATCGTATGAACTGGAAGACGTATTTACCGATATTTTCTGCGGCTATGTGGAAGACAAACAGCTTGGACCCTATTTTTTAGCTGGACAACTGGGCACCGGCCTGCTGGCAGTCATGGAAGAAATAGAAAACCGCGCTCAAATAAAACACCAGGGTAAATATAACGTCCATTCAATTTCACGGTTGGATGGTATTCTGCTTTCAGGAGGTGCAGGGGCCACACAAAAGTTACTCGAGTTTAACAAAGAGACTGTGCAAACAGGCAACGCTTTTTTTCCGGCCGGAAAAACCCCTGCGCAAGCATGGGAGACCCTGCTAAACAGCTGGCGCATGAAGTCCCGCAACCCGAACCTGGAAATATATACCCACGTCACCCGACTGGCTTACAGGGATTTTCAAAACCTTCCGGATTCCCGATATGAAGAAGATGTAAAAACCTACGGGAAAAAACCCTATGAGGTCATTGGCAATAATCATTATGCGGTCATTTTTTTCGGGAATAAAACCGGATGGGAAAATGCCCCCTTCTTATTCTGCAGGACTTCTGAAGGATGGCAGTTTGATATCGTCCATCAACGCAAGTATATCCGCATGGGCCCCAACCCCAAATGGGGGATTGAACGCACCAACCATCCCTATATCGATCTGTTAGCAAAATGCCCTTATTGGATGGGTCAGGACATCCCCCTTGAAAAACAGGATAAATATCGAACGATCGATGATAAACAAATTGCCGGGCAGATCAAAAGGCTTGAAAAGAAATATCAAACCAATCCCGCTGACATCGGTTTACTGATTGAACTGGGTAGGTTATATACCATTACGTCTATGGGCTTAAAAAGCATTCCTATTTTGAAAAAGGCGAAACAGTTTAACCCTGACCACCCGCTTCCGTATAAATATCTTGCCATTCGCTATGTGGACAGTACTTACCAGTACCGTAAAGCCATACAAGAGATGAAAGCCTATGTAAAATTAAAACCGGACGATGTCTTTGGGCGAAATTTTTTGGGTTATGTTTATTTTTGCCTAAAAAAATATCACCCGGCCATTACTGAATTCAATAAAGCCGTGGAGCTGAAAAAAGACAATTGTTACGCTTTTTGCAAATTATCAAGATGTTATGGTTTGCTTCATCTCAATAAATCTAGATCCGTAATGCCTATTTCAACCCACAGCAACAAGCAACTTACCATTGAAATGCAGCAAAAAGCCCAACAGACGGTGACACCGGATGCAAGAAGAATCACCTGGTTGAAATCGTGGCTGAGAAAAAATAAGCTGTTATAG